From Arcticibacter tournemirensis, one genomic window encodes:
- a CDS encoding tail fiber domain-containing protein: MNTNASAQAKKADDSELKKEITPLTNSLSYISKLQPLSFRYSPEQISKLNLPAGQQYGFLSEDVQKVIPGIVKSENKMIPRGKNAFRTVEMKNVDLESLIPMLVGSIQEQQAEIEKLKSELQSLKSMAAADSNAP; the protein is encoded by the coding sequence ATGAACACAAACGCATCTGCACAGGCTAAAAAAGCCGACGACTCAGAGCTAAAAAAGGAGATTACACCTTTAACAAATTCCTTGTCTTATATTTCTAAGCTTCAGCCTTTATCCTTCAGATACAGCCCGGAGCAAATAAGTAAACTAAACCTTCCTGCAGGACAGCAATATGGGTTCCTCTCTGAAGATGTGCAGAAGGTAATTCCGGGAATCGTTAAAAGCGAAAACAAAATGATTCCCCGCGGGAAAAATGCTTTTCGCACCGTAGAAATGAAGAACGTGGATCTCGAAAGCCTGATCCCTATGCTGGTTGGCTCCATACAGGAACAACAGGCGGAGATTGAAAAACTCAAAAGCGAGCTTCAATCGCTGAAGTCGATGGCTGCTGCGGACAGCAACGCACCATGA
- a CDS encoding SRPBCC domain-containing protein translates to MKDYKKYYIITASPEEVYLALTNPPTIHLWTGEEAEMSTVPGSEFSLWEGSISGKNLEFEEGKKIVQQWYFGDQAEESIVTIKLHAHKSGTSVELRHTNIPDNDYEDIIAGWDTSYFGALQDFYEG, encoded by the coding sequence ATGAAGGATTACAAAAAATATTATATCATTACAGCGTCTCCTGAAGAAGTATATCTCGCTTTAACTAATCCTCCTACGATTCATCTCTGGACAGGTGAAGAGGCGGAGATGTCTACAGTTCCTGGTTCGGAGTTTTCATTGTGGGAAGGAAGTATATCAGGAAAAAACCTTGAATTTGAAGAAGGGAAAAAAATTGTACAGCAGTGGTATTTCGGTGATCAGGCAGAGGAGTCTATCGTTACTATAAAACTACATGCTCATAAGAGCGGTACATCGGTTGAATTGCGGCACACCAATATCCCGGATAACGATTACGAAGATATTATTGCAGGATGGGATACATCCTATTTCGGCGCCCTGCAGGATTTTTACGAAGGCTAA
- a CDS encoding nucleotidyltransferase — translation MIETKEQKREANAFYREALEMLHATGANFMLGGAFALFKYTGLYRDTKDLDVFCKPSEYPKILKFFAEKGYETQLTDVRWLAKVFKGEYFIDIIFDTVNNICTVDDTWYERATEGEFAGIPVKFISAEELIWCKIYVQNRERYDSADINHTLLKYGKQLDWKHLLFRVDQHWHLLLAQILIFQFVYPADYHDIIPKWLFDELMKRANEQYDIPGAVEKVCRGPIIDQTQYKVDIKEWDYKVTTIKTV, via the coding sequence ATGATAGAAACAAAAGAACAAAAGAGAGAAGCGAATGCATTTTACAGGGAGGCGCTGGAAATGCTTCATGCAACAGGCGCAAATTTTATGCTGGGAGGTGCGTTTGCATTATTTAAATATACAGGGCTTTACAGGGACACCAAAGACCTCGACGTTTTTTGCAAACCCAGTGAGTACCCTAAAATCTTGAAATTTTTTGCAGAAAAAGGCTATGAAACACAGCTGACAGATGTAAGATGGCTGGCAAAAGTATTTAAGGGGGAATATTTTATCGATATAATCTTCGACACAGTAAATAACATTTGTACAGTTGACGACACGTGGTACGAGCGCGCCACCGAGGGAGAGTTTGCGGGAATCCCGGTGAAATTCATATCGGCAGAAGAACTGATCTGGTGTAAGATATATGTGCAGAACCGCGAACGCTACGACAGTGCGGATATCAATCATACTCTTCTCAAATATGGTAAGCAGCTCGACTGGAAGCACCTGCTATTCAGGGTCGATCAGCACTGGCATTTGTTGCTGGCCCAAATCCTCATATTTCAGTTCGTATATCCGGCTGATTATCACGACATCATACCTAAATGGCTTTTCGACGAGTTGATGAAGCGGGCAAACGAACAATATGATATTCCGGGTGCTGTAGAAAAAGTATGCAGGGGACCAATTATTGACCAAACACAATATAAGGTCGATATAAAAGAATGGGATTATAAAGTTACTACGATTAAAACAGTTTGA
- a CDS encoding metallophosphoesterase family protein: MEDQNKKIRIAAVGDVHVRESDKGKWIEYFKRVSQEADVLLICGDLTDTGDEGEAQVLAEELKACSIPVVGVLGNHDYEKGRHKLIRQILQNNNMSVLDGEALVIHGIGFAGVKGFGGGFDGHMLSMFGEGAMKAFVQEAVDEALHLDRALARLDQEHENIKKVAILHYAPIKDTVIGEPEQIFPFLGSSRLAEPLSRRNVVAAFHGHAHVGQLEGATSSGVKVYNVAKQILMKAGYEFPFYIFEV; encoded by the coding sequence ATGGAAGATCAGAATAAAAAAATACGTATCGCTGCAGTAGGAGACGTTCACGTAAGAGAGTCGGATAAAGGGAAATGGATAGAATACTTCAAGAGGGTATCTCAGGAGGCTGATGTGCTCCTGATTTGCGGAGATCTTACTGATACCGGCGACGAAGGCGAAGCACAGGTACTGGCCGAAGAGCTGAAGGCATGTTCTATTCCTGTTGTTGGCGTACTCGGCAATCACGACTATGAAAAAGGCAGGCATAAACTCATCCGGCAGATCCTTCAGAACAACAACATGTCTGTTCTTGATGGAGAAGCGCTGGTTATACATGGCATTGGTTTCGCAGGTGTAAAAGGTTTTGGAGGGGGGTTTGACGGACACATGCTATCGATGTTTGGAGAAGGAGCCATGAAAGCCTTTGTGCAGGAAGCTGTAGATGAAGCGCTTCACCTTGACAGGGCCCTTGCACGCCTGGATCAGGAACATGAAAACATAAAAAAAGTAGCGATCCTGCATTATGCACCCATTAAAGATACGGTGATAGGCGAACCTGAGCAGATCTTCCCATTTCTCGGTTCATCGAGACTGGCAGAACCTTTGAGTCGTAGAAATGTGGTGGCTGCATTCCACGGGCATGCGCACGTGGGGCAACTCGAAGGCGCAACCTCTAGTGGCGTAAAGGTGTATAATGTGGCAAAGCAGATTCTTATGAAGGCTGGATACGAATTCCCGTTCTATATATTCGAAGTATAA